The Streptomyces sp. TLI_105 DNA segment CGTCCCGGCTCACGGTCCGGGCCCAGACCTTGGGGTCGAGGCGATTGAGGTCGGCGGGCGGGGCGGAGTAGTGCCCCTCGGGCAGGACATCGGCGTGACGGGGCCCGGCGGGGTGGGCGGAACGGCTCATGACGACTGGCTCTTTCAGATCTGGTCGGGTGCGCTGATGCCGAGCAGGGACAGGCCACCGGCGAGCACCGTCCCGGCGGCTTCGGCGAGCGCGAGCCGGGAGCGGTGGGCGGCCGAGGGTTTCTCGTCGCCGAGCGGCAGCACGGTGTGCTGGAACGCGAGCAGCGCGTCGGCGGTGGCTTCCAGGTGCCGGGCGACCCGGTCGGGGGCGCGGTGGCGGGCGGCGGCGAGCAGGACGACGGGATGGTCGCCGAGAACGCCGAAAAGCTCGGGGGCATGAACGTCGGCGTCGTACGAAGGAGCGAAACCGAGCTGCAGCGCGTTGACGAGCAGCCGCCGCACCCGGGCGTGGGCGTACCGCACGCGGAAGAGGGGGTTGCGCTCGTGCTGGACGAGAAGGGGGGGCCCGTCGAGAACCCGATCGTGGTTCGCGGCCCGCAACAGGGCCCACCGACCCGCATCGACACCGAGGAGATCGGGCCGGTACTCCCCACCCCGCACGGGGATCCGCTCGTCCCCGCCGAAGGAGGCGTCGGCCCCCTGGCTCCGGAGCAGCCGCAGAACGACCTCGGTCACGACCGAGGCACGCCCCTGGGACACCTCGGCGAACCGCACGACGGTCCCGGCGAGAGGGGTGCCGTGCCCGTACGCGGCCCCGGCGTCCCGAATCGCCCGTACGAGATCACCACCGGCATCGGCACGAAGGGTGAAGTTCAGAAACCCGGGCCCCGTGATGTCGACGGCGAGGATCCCGGGGCTCTCACGGAGCCGCTCCTGAAGGATTTCCGCGACATCGAGAGGGGCGCGCCCGGCGGGCCGGGCGAGACTGAGCGCGACGCTGCTGGCGTACTCCCCGGTCCCGCCGGGCCGGGCCCGCTCCACCTTCACGCGCGGGGGGACGTCGACCCGCAGCGCACCGTCGTCGACCGCACGGCGCACGGCGTGCTGCACGGTGAGGGAGAGGTCCGCGGGGGTCACGGGACCAGCCTAGGGGAGGAGGGGGGTCGGAACGCGAACCGGTTTCGCCATGCGGGACCGCGGCTCGGATCACCCCGCACGGGCTCCCGGCACGTCGACACATCGGGGGTCCTGCTCCTGCAGCCCCTCGACTGCGGCAGGTTCCTCTCCCCCGTCGGGGCCGGCCGCCTCGGGACGCTCCCGCCGCTCGCGGTGCATCAACTGCCGCACCACGCGCACGAGCTCCGAGGGCTCGAAGGGCTTGGCGAGAAAGGCGTCGACCTCACCGACCTCGCGCTCGCCGCAGGCGCTGATGATCGCCACCGGCAGATGACTGGTCCGCGGGTCGGCCCGCAGCCGCTCGGCCGTCTTGATCCCGTCCAAGCGGGGCATGACGACGTCCAGGGTGACGACATCAGGACAGACCTGATGCACGACATCCAGACACTCGGCACCATCGGCCGCGGTCACGACCTCGAACCCCTCGAGTTCGAGATTGACCCTGATCAACTGGCGGATCACCTTGTTGTCATCGACAACGAGCACCCGACCGGACACGCCTGACACACGAACGAGAGTAGGCCGCCCCCCACGGCTGCGTCCGGGTTTTACCCACTTCTGACCCGTGCGGGGGACGGACCCCCCGGTGACGCCCCGGAAATACCTGTTCACAGCCACGCCCGAAGAGCTGGTAGGGTTCTACCCGTCGCCGAGAAACACGGCGGACGCCCCCGTAGCTCAGGGGATAGAGCAACGGCCTCCGGAGCCGTGTGCGCAGGTTCGAATCCTGCCGGGGGCACTTCGCAGGAAGTGCCAAGAGACCCCGTGATCAGCAGAAATGCTGAGCGCGGGGTCTTGTTGTTTGTGCAGGTGTGTGCCGCGCTGAGCGGCCGTATGTCGGGGCCCGTGGACTATTCGTGGACAGATTCTCGGGGCATCGGCGCAGGTCAGTCCGGGGAACGATGAAGGCCCCCGGACAGGTCCAGGGAGCCGTGGGCTCGGCGGCGGATCACCCTCTGATCTCTCGCACCAGGGCGTTGTTCTCGTCGCTCAGTTCCAGCTCGTAAGGGAGCCCGAAGCAGCCGAGGAGCCGCCCCAAGTCGCCAAGGCGGGCGGGGTCGACGACGCCGCTGAGCAGGACGTCCGGGCCGTCGATCGGATCGATCTCCATCTGGCACCAGCTGGTCTCCAGCTCGTATCCGTGCCAGGACGATGAACGGGAGCTCCAGCCGGCACCTACGAAGCGAGCAGCTACGGCGGATGCGTCCCGGCAGCCGCGGAGCACGCCGCACACGTTGTTGCCCAGCTCGATCCACTGTCGATCGAGCGTCAGGCCCTCATCGGATATGTCCACGCCCGGAGTATGCAGCAGCCCGTCCATGCTCACTCGTACTCCCTCAGGAGGTCCTCAATACGTCGATTGGCCACCTCCTGGCGGCCGTCGAGGCACTTCGCGTACCGGCTCAGCAGCACCTCCACGGTGATCGCCGCGGACTACGCCCCGAGCACGAAGGCGATCGGCAGGAGCCGCGCGCTGAGCGACGTCCTAATGCACGAGACCGCCTGACGTGCGCGTCGACGTCGCCAGCGCCCCCCCGTCCTCAGGGCCCGAACGAGGACCTCGCGCTCTTCGACTCCGCCGCGGCCGTGGTCCTGGACGGCGCCGGGATGACACCGGGCATGAAGTCGGGGGGCGGCATGGAGTCGCCTGGTACGTGGAACAGCTGGGGACTCGCCTGCACGGGGAGGCCGCCCGGGGAGACGCGCCCCTGACGATCTGCCTGGCGACGGCCATCGAGTCGACGACGAGCCTACACAGGGACACCTGCGCGGTCGATGACCCGCTGTCCCCTTCCGCGACAGTGGCCATGGCCCGGGTGCAGGGCGACATCTTCGAGTGGCTCGTCCTGGGAGACTGCACGGTCCTCATCCAGAGCGACGACGTAGTGACAGCCACAACAGACGACTGTCTT contains these protein-coding regions:
- the nrtL gene encoding ArgS-related anticodon-binding protein NrtL, translated to MTPADLSLTVQHAVRRAVDDGALRVDVPPRVKVERARPGGTGEYASSVALSLARPAGRAPLDVAEILQERLRESPGILAVDITGPGFLNFTLRADAGGDLVRAIRDAGAAYGHGTPLAGTVVRFAEVSQGRASVVTEVVLRLLRSQGADASFGGDERIPVRGGEYRPDLLGVDAGRWALLRAANHDRVLDGPPLLVQHERNPLFRVRYAHARVRRLLVNALQLGFAPSYDADVHAPELFGVLGDHPVVLLAAARHRAPDRVARHLEATADALLAFQHTVLPLGDEKPSAAHRSRLALAEAAGTVLAGGLSLLGISAPDQI
- a CDS encoding response regulator codes for the protein MSGVSGRVLVVDDNKVIRQLIRVNLELEGFEVVTAADGAECLDVVHQVCPDVVTLDVVMPRLDGIKTAERLRADPRTSHLPVAIISACGEREVGEVDAFLAKPFEPSELVRVVRQLMHRERRERPEAAGPDGGEEPAAVEGLQEQDPRCVDVPGARAG